The genome window CGTTCAAACGTCCAAAAGCATTTAAaattgtgtgccaaaaagtcaaacgtcatatattaaaaaatagagggagtaattGACAATTTGCACCCCACAAGTTTAAGCACTTTTtcaatttggtctcaaacaaaatttcttgtCAATATGCACCCCAATGTTTAAAAAGCGATTCAATATGCACCATTTTGACCTAATTCTGTCAAattgactgttaaaattaacGGCTGTATGGGTAAAATAGTAATTCTGTAGACTTCCTTCTACTATATTTTCcatacataatattatttttaatcaaataaattttaaattttttataattgacCGATTAATCCGATTGTTGAATGACTTTTTCAAAAAACGGGCtcattaacgcttaatcgagacggtgcCCGTCCGAACAACAATTTATCGACAATTAATCCGcttaatcgccgacttttagaacacttaTTACTACtcttaatatatgtataaaaaaaacaagTGGGGGCAGATTCCCATCTCTGAACAAAATGAAAGTTAACTCTTCCTTCAGTTCTCCTTCATCAGCTTCAGAAGTACacgaaagaaaaagaaatgctGAGTCTTCAGGCTTTGTCTTACTTAAAAGTTTTCTTAGCCTTAGTTGTTATAGCATATTCTCATCATGCCTTAGCTTCCAGCCGCCGTCTGGCCAAGACAACCAGTGATCAAGCTGCCACTGCACCGCCTACCGGTATATGCCACACTGCCGAGATCATTCATGGTTATGAGTGCCACGAGTTTCAcgtatgttatatattgtaagagataaaaaaattagtcattATACAAgcaaaatttcattcttttcaataatatttatgtgcaGGTTACTACAGCTGATGGATTTATTTTGAGCCTGCAAAGATTTCCACAAGGTAAAACTGGAGGCGGTGGAAGTCATAAGCAGCCTGTCTTGCTGCAACATGGAGTTCTTGTGgtaagcttaattaattaaattatatgtgtATTTAGGACTGTAAATATCATTAATAATTTAGCCTAGAAAAACAatatttctttattattatttttattatttatgaaagaTATGTTGTTGCTATATGAACCCGTGAACAACTTACCCCAACTTGGCCCGTGAAGAGTTGGCATGTTGTCCACGAGGACAAACAGAGCTGCTACTATTATTAGCAACTACAATTGGAAAATGAACATAACTTTAAGTATAGAAACATCAATTTGTACAGAAGGTTTTTGTCAGTTAAGAAGTGTAGGTACTTAGTTATACATTTTCTGAATTCGGCCTTAAATAATTAAGGAGCTCACTTATGTAAGTTTGTCGTATGgataatatttttggtatcaTTTGTAGGATGATTGGAATCCAATGTATGTCAGCATGTAAATAATTAAGATTCTccgattaatttaaattttgtgctGGTAGGATGGAATGACATGGCTGCTGAATCCAGCCAACCAATCTCTTGCACTGGTATTAGCTGATAATGGTTATGATGTGTGGATTGCTAATACCAGAGGCACCAGATTCAGCCGAAGACATGTATCGCTTGATCCCAGTAATCCGGTATAAATTGCGTGTTTTGGTGAATTTTGTTCTGTAATCAGTAAATACAGGAGTAATTTTTGTTGTTCGTAGCACCATATATCTATCTGATAAGATATATCCACTGGAATTAAAAGGATTTTTGGGACTGGACATGGGATGCTTTGGTAGCTCATGATTTACCAGCCACAATCGATTTTGTGTTCAAACAAACTGGGCAGAAGATACATTATGTAGGCCACTCACTGGTAAGAATTATGGTTTGAGTTTCACTAATAATTTGTCTTCTACAGCCAGTTGCGATGGGTGTTCTATACATTTATTATTCAGCGAGGTTTGCAACATTTGAATACGTTTAACTTGGCAGGGAACTTTAGTAGCTCTAACTTCATTCTCAGAAGGAAAACAAGTAGACAAGGTGAAATCAGCAGCACTGCTAAGTCC of Daucus carota subsp. sativus chromosome 3, DH1 v3.0, whole genome shotgun sequence contains these proteins:
- the LOC108215404 gene encoding triacylglycerol lipase 2, producing the protein MLSLQALSYLKVFLALVVIAYSHHALASSRRLAKTTSDQAATAPPTGICHTAEIIHGYECHEFHVTTADGFILSLQRFPQGKTGGGGSHKQPVLLQHGVLVDGMTWLLNPANQSLALVLADNGYDVWIANTRGTRFSRRHVSLDPSNPDFWDWTWDALVAHDLPATIDFVFKQTGQKIHYVGHSLGTLVALTSFSEGKQVDKVKSAALLSPIAYLNHMTTALGVLAARAFVGEITTIAGFAEFNPKGEPVANFLKALCLDPQVDCFDLITALTGKNCCLNTSTVDLFLKNEPQSTATKNLVHLAQTIRDGRLAKYDYGSADFNQEHYGDSQPPVYNLSNIPHDLPLFLSYGGQDSLSDVKDVQKLLDNLKLHDVDKINIQYIEDFAHSDFILGTTAKDIVYNQMMAFFKRHQ